In Saccharolobus solfataricus, a genomic segment contains:
- a CDS encoding IS256-like element ISC1250 family transposase → MELLTVNEVALYGVKLRELVEGPGQSSTLTLVPKILPDDALLNKSVPEIERMALEEAERVSPNYRRGKEVKRKGYARYRFLKGFRIVMVGREMRYELEWISVRLPVLYCEGRVRTQVEETLLREERKVFMALMAVYSVKGGKLNAKIWMPEIEIGGDFRYVIVDGKYVKLKRRKAVLLVAIGVTQEGRRAVLEVIVSEAEDTMAYWSLLVRVWKRSSFVLVVADGIQALDKAISLAELHVGRQGCLVHLKRRATKEEREALDAITSSAELGEIKPETNPTLLSYLVASKELWKWLKTNNLVESFNSLLERRRFGSFHSPWRILQIARAIALYYNLLTYFLTIVIILQSSSFLPIPQKYIQ, encoded by the coding sequence ATGGAACTCTTAACTGTTAACGAGGTAGCCCTCTACGGCGTTAAGCTAAGGGAGCTCGTAGAGGGACCCGGACAGAGCTCGACCCTCACGCTCGTCCCCAAGATATTACCCGATGATGCCCTATTAAACAAATCGGTCCCGGAGATCGAGAGGATGGCCTTGGAGGAGGCGGAGAGGGTGAGCCCCAACTACAGGAGGGGTAAGGAGGTGAAGAGGAAGGGTTACGCGAGGTACAGGTTCCTTAAGGGGTTTAGGATTGTGATGGTGGGAAGGGAGATGAGGTACGAGCTGGAGTGGATCTCGGTGAGGCTTCCCGTGCTTTACTGTGAGGGGAGAGTGAGGACGCAGGTTGAGGAGACTCTCCTGAGGGAGGAAAGGAAGGTATTCATGGCCTTGATGGCGGTCTACTCGGTGAAGGGTGGTAAGCTCAACGCAAAGATCTGGATGCCCGAGATTGAAATTGGCGGTGACTTCAGGTACGTTATAGTTGACGGGAAGTACGTGAAGCTTAAGAGGCGAAAGGCTGTCCTCCTGGTGGCCATTGGCGTGACCCAGGAAGGAAGGAGGGCGGTACTCGAGGTCATCGTAAGCGAGGCTGAGGACACCATGGCCTATTGGAGTCTCCTGGTCAGGGTTTGGAAGAGGTCGAGCTTCGTCCTGGTCGTAGCCGACGGGATCCAGGCCTTGGACAAGGCCATCTCCCTCGCCGAACTTCACGTGGGAAGGCAGGGCTGCCTGGTCCACCTCAAGCGCCGCGCGACCAAGGAGGAAAGGGAGGCTTTAGACGCGATCACCTCGTCGGCCGAGCTCGGAGAGATCAAGCCCGAGACCAACCCAACCCTTCTAAGCTACCTCGTTGCGAGCAAGGAGCTCTGGAAATGGCTCAAGACCAACAACCTGGTCGAGTCCTTCAACTCGCTCCTGGAGAGGAGGAGGTTCGGGTCGTTTCACAGTCCCTGGAGGATACTCCAGATCGCGCGGGCCATAGCCCTCTACTACAACCTATTGACCTATTTTCTCACTATTGTAATAATATTACAATCATCTTCATTCCTCCCAATTCCTCAGAAATATATCCAATAA
- a CDS encoding ABC transporter ATP-binding protein, producing MMSYVKLENIWKEYEEKKRKVQVLRGLNLEIEKGEFVVILGPSGEGKTTILKIIAGLLRQDKGHVYLRGEVVDDLPPKDRRVAMVPQNYAIYPFMSVYDNIAFPLKVMHLSKDEIKKRVLEVARMLRIDNLLERKPSQLSGGQMQRVAIARALVKGADIILMDEPLSNLDAQVRVVAREELKQLQRDLKPTIIYVTHDQVEALSLATKVAILHDGVVQAYGDPMEIYKRPNSAWVGSFLGNPPMNIIRGEIEGDSIIIDSYRIGLPEEYKNLVKNGQKVLVGVRPEDMEIRNSGEIEGKVEMVEDLGPYSIIHLKINEETTIRVIEKSLSRRERGEKVRISIDTSKVVLFDASSERNLLEQYEKVSKK from the coding sequence ATGATGAGTTACGTTAAATTAGAGAATATTTGGAAGGAGTATGAGGAGAAGAAAAGGAAAGTGCAAGTTCTTAGGGGACTGAATTTAGAGATAGAAAAGGGAGAATTTGTAGTAATCTTAGGGCCATCTGGAGAAGGAAAAACTACAATTTTGAAGATTATAGCTGGATTATTAAGACAAGATAAGGGACATGTCTATTTGAGAGGTGAAGTTGTAGACGATTTACCTCCTAAAGATAGAAGAGTAGCAATGGTACCTCAAAACTACGCAATATACCCTTTTATGTCAGTTTATGATAACATAGCGTTCCCGCTAAAAGTAATGCACTTGTCAAAAGATGAGATAAAGAAAAGGGTGTTAGAGGTAGCTAGAATGCTAAGGATAGACAATTTGTTAGAGAGGAAACCTAGCCAGTTAAGCGGAGGGCAAATGCAAAGGGTTGCTATTGCAAGGGCATTAGTAAAAGGAGCTGATATAATCCTAATGGACGAACCTTTATCTAATTTAGACGCACAAGTTAGGGTAGTGGCTAGAGAAGAGCTCAAGCAACTACAACGTGATCTTAAGCCTACAATAATATACGTTACTCACGATCAAGTTGAAGCTCTAAGCTTAGCAACAAAAGTTGCAATACTTCACGATGGTGTAGTACAAGCTTATGGCGATCCGATGGAAATCTACAAGAGACCAAATAGTGCTTGGGTAGGGAGCTTCTTAGGAAATCCCCCAATGAACATTATAAGAGGTGAAATAGAAGGCGACTCCATAATAATAGATAGCTATAGAATAGGATTACCAGAAGAGTACAAAAATTTAGTGAAAAATGGTCAAAAAGTTCTTGTAGGAGTTAGACCAGAAGATATGGAGATACGTAATAGTGGAGAAATAGAAGGAAAGGTTGAAATGGTAGAGGATCTAGGACCATATAGTATAATTCACTTAAAGATCAATGAAGAAACTACTATTAGAGTTATAGAGAAATCATTGTCTAGACGAGAAAGGGGAGAAAAGGTACGAATATCCATTGATACTAGCAAAGTAGTCCTCTTCGATGCTTCAAGCGAAAGAAATCTACTTGAGCAATATGAGAAAGTGAGCAAGAAGTGA
- a CDS encoding sugar ABC transporter permease, giving the protein MMQIKKYRLFKILRLAISYLVLIIMAAFSIFPLYYVFMTSFSNAPNLISLAVSDLLPKHIYFTAYKYLFTTNLYGGSFPLWIRNSLILAGSTAIISVLLALITGYALSRLNVPAKKILATFIYIVTFFPYTASAVPLYLLFAKFHLLNYIGLILAYTPGTSIFAAFIAKLSIDSIPPSYEEIAMIDGLSRFGAFLRIVMRLALPVVALTALLGFSGTYLDFALAYSFLLPNVKEWTATIGLYYMAGLLNQASAPAYNIFAAGAVIMGIPLMALFIVSQRMMTRAYSNLAGVKQ; this is encoded by the coding sequence ATGATGCAAATAAAAAAATATAGGTTATTTAAAATCCTAAGATTAGCCATCTCATATTTAGTGTTAATAATTATGGCTGCTTTTTCTATATTCCCGCTCTATTATGTCTTCATGACATCTTTCAGCAACGCTCCAAATTTGATTTCACTAGCTGTGTCGGATTTATTGCCTAAACACATTTACTTCACAGCCTACAAATATTTATTTACTACAAACTTATATGGAGGCTCTTTCCCGTTATGGATAAGAAATAGTTTAATATTAGCTGGTTCTACCGCTATCATATCAGTTCTATTAGCCTTAATAACTGGATATGCCCTATCTAGGCTCAACGTGCCTGCTAAGAAAATTTTAGCAACTTTCATCTATATTGTTACGTTTTTCCCATACACCGCTTCTGCAGTACCCTTATATCTATTGTTTGCTAAGTTCCATTTGCTTAACTACATAGGTCTTATTTTAGCCTATACTCCTGGAACATCAATTTTTGCAGCTTTCATAGCAAAGTTAAGCATAGATTCGATTCCTCCATCATATGAGGAGATAGCAATGATCGATGGTCTATCTAGATTTGGGGCATTTTTAAGAATAGTGATGAGATTGGCATTACCAGTGGTGGCTTTAACAGCTCTATTAGGCTTTAGTGGAACATACTTGGATTTCGCATTAGCGTATTCTTTTCTCCTTCCCAACGTAAAGGAGTGGACTGCAACGATAGGGCTGTATTATATGGCTGGTTTACTAAATCAAGCAAGTGCTCCAGCATACAATATATTTGCAGCTGGAGCAGTTATAATGGGGATACCGTTAATGGCATTGTTCATTGTTTCGCAAAGAATGATGACCCGTGCATATAGTAATCTGGCAGGGGTGAAGCAATGA
- a CDS encoding carbohydrate ABC transporter permease, producing MKKEKLFSLFYILPIVIVTVFLFVFPLLYSVYISFTNLSLLHFLTYSYVGLRNYLIIFQYGYFLELLKNTLIWTIGSLLTMMSLGFVLALILNQTDLKGRSIFYAILILPWAFPGFISILIWQGLWVDPYGMMNRLILPLLHLPKVNSLTSTTDAWIELIATNDWLSFPYFMTVFYSALQSIPRELYDIADLDGANAFTKFLTITLPSLKRTIAFVFITSFVFTWNNFYPIYVLTGGGPGISTETFIVYAYQEAFSYNNFALAAAWSIISTIFVIVLGIIVIKYTRILDSFT from the coding sequence ATGAAAAAAGAAAAGTTATTTTCCCTTTTTTATATTTTGCCCATAGTCATAGTAACAGTTTTCCTCTTCGTATTTCCATTACTTTATTCAGTTTATATTTCATTTACTAATCTAAGCTTATTACACTTTTTAACCTACAGTTATGTTGGATTGAGGAATTATCTCATTATATTTCAATATGGCTATTTCTTGGAGCTGTTAAAGAATACGTTAATCTGGACTATAGGTAGTTTGTTAACGATGATGTCGTTAGGTTTTGTATTAGCCTTGATTCTAAACCAAACAGACCTTAAGGGAAGATCAATTTTTTACGCTATATTAATACTACCTTGGGCTTTTCCGGGCTTTATATCTATTCTAATATGGCAAGGTTTATGGGTAGATCCGTACGGGATGATGAATAGGCTAATCTTGCCATTACTCCATTTACCTAAAGTGAACTCTTTGACTTCAACTACTGATGCTTGGATAGAGCTAATAGCCACTAATGATTGGCTTTCGTTCCCATATTTTATGACAGTGTTCTACTCAGCATTACAGAGTATACCTAGAGAACTGTACGACATAGCAGATTTAGACGGAGCTAATGCTTTCACAAAATTCTTAACTATAACATTACCCTCTCTCAAGAGGACTATTGCATTCGTGTTCATAACTAGCTTCGTGTTTACTTGGAATAACTTTTATCCAATTTATGTCCTAACCGGTGGAGGTCCCGGGATCTCGACTGAGACATTTATAGTTTATGCCTATCAAGAGGCCTTTAGCTACAATAATTTCGCTCTAGCAGCTGCTTGGTCCATAATATCAACCATTTTCGTAATAGTTTTAGGAATAATAGTTATCAAATACACGAGAATTTTAGATTCGTTTACATGA
- a CDS encoding extracellular solute-binding protein → MGRKGKKIDYKAISKTLVAVIIVVVIVIAIGGVYAFLSSQHSPAAPSSTTTSFTSTTSSTTTSSVLNTSNPQALMQLVGISTPPSTPVTITVWNSYSTSENQAFNETLAQFEQAFPWIHVQVTYGVGVGTSQFETAAKAGQAPIVYRDTSDSGGALFAAGLVLNLSQYLPQSITSLYVPTAIKDWELNGSLYGLPDNVNYIVMFYNKKFVPYPPNTTEQLVQIAESVNKTYHVWGIAYGAGDEYGYRFAAWFAGFGGQIFTTNNGKIVPALNSTAMVNALNFWYNLTYNLKVNYLAPSTGAGGAEGQLFVANQTAIIFDGPWDLNAYLQALGPNLGAAPLPVVSQTGLRAAPFIGSTGFLVSSPQASGATPLQIKAALLFVLYFTNYQADLRLWEVAHDIPANLQAYNEALTQLKEGMLQPTYLNQIMEGILEQAQYGQQFPNIPQMAYYWNSFHQYASEFFANKVNATQASQGMEQAFIQALVQNGLMSSLSPLPIIPQYMLLLISVILTPMVVVITPRKRW, encoded by the coding sequence TTGGGTAGAAAAGGGAAAAAGATAGATTATAAGGCGATTTCAAAGACATTAGTAGCGGTTATAATAGTTGTAGTGATTGTGATAGCAATAGGAGGTGTTTATGCATTTTTAAGCAGCCAACATTCACCAGCTGCACCATCATCAACAACTACCTCTTTTACATCTACAACAAGTAGTACAACAACCTCAAGTGTTCTAAATACTAGTAACCCTCAAGCTTTAATGCAGTTGGTTGGTATCTCAACTCCGCCTTCCACACCAGTTACAATAACAGTATGGAATAGTTATAGTACCTCTGAAAATCAAGCGTTTAATGAAACACTAGCTCAGTTCGAGCAAGCATTTCCATGGATTCACGTTCAAGTAACATATGGAGTTGGAGTTGGTACTTCCCAATTCGAGACTGCTGCAAAAGCTGGACAAGCTCCGATAGTATATAGGGATACTAGTGATTCTGGAGGCGCGTTATTCGCTGCTGGACTAGTACTAAACTTATCTCAATATTTGCCTCAGAGTATAACGTCTCTATACGTACCTACTGCAATAAAAGATTGGGAATTAAACGGCTCCTTATATGGACTACCAGATAATGTGAACTATATTGTTATGTTCTATAACAAGAAGTTCGTCCCGTATCCTCCTAACACTACTGAACAGCTAGTACAAATAGCCGAAAGCGTTAACAAAACTTATCATGTCTGGGGAATAGCATATGGAGCTGGTGATGAATATGGGTATAGATTTGCAGCGTGGTTTGCCGGATTTGGAGGACAAATATTTACTACTAATAATGGCAAGATTGTTCCTGCTTTAAACAGTACTGCTATGGTTAACGCATTGAACTTCTGGTATAATTTAACTTATAATCTTAAGGTCAATTACTTGGCTCCTTCTACTGGTGCTGGAGGTGCTGAAGGTCAGCTATTTGTTGCCAATCAAACTGCCATAATATTTGATGGTCCTTGGGATTTAAATGCGTATCTCCAAGCATTAGGACCTAATTTAGGAGCTGCACCGCTACCGGTAGTTAGCCAAACTGGATTAAGAGCTGCACCATTTATAGGTTCAACTGGCTTTTTAGTATCTTCACCTCAAGCAAGCGGTGCTACACCATTACAGATAAAGGCAGCATTATTATTCGTTCTATATTTCACTAACTATCAGGCTGATTTGAGATTATGGGAAGTTGCACACGATATACCAGCTAATTTGCAAGCCTATAATGAGGCTCTAACCCAATTAAAGGAAGGAATGTTACAACCAACATACCTTAATCAAATAATGGAAGGCATTTTAGAACAAGCTCAATATGGTCAACAATTCCCCAACATACCCCAAATGGCGTACTACTGGAACTCATTCCATCAATATGCCAGTGAGTTCTTCGCTAATAAGGTAAATGCGACTCAAGCATCGCAAGGAATGGAACAAGCTTTTATTCAAGCTCTTGTTCAAAACGGCCTAATGTCTTCACTATCACCTTTACCCATAATTCCTCAGTATATGTTATTACTAATCTCAGTGATATTAACGCCAATGGTCGTAGTGATTACTCCTAGAAAAAGATGGTGA
- a CDS encoding glycoside hydrolase family 57 protein codes for MIKIAILAMGNLPKTAKAFLTLFFLLSLISCSFLIPTSQSISVNFTVSSNGMVSIYIGGIPWNNTVILHYGIENGPQQAWTNISNVVMKWNGQNFSATIGPFANGTWIGWVFYDNTTGQWINYDNHPFWNWNLEVNPPNVGQTYATVLQNGSILITAIGRAPDQLDIHYGLTTGPQTGLPWGNITDELMTYNPLWGNYTIIIGPFKPGQWVQWVYHDLTLNQWYHNTSGQNFAIQDVYSFIQYINASYNRYVYVEGQPVSVIIYLQNTISQAINSSISIQIAGKLYNISSTLKPGYNLLSLTLDTSQIPQGIYYPQLSIYVNNTLQRQATLPQLYVLNTTGKKPLSLVIVWNMHQPLYVAPNGSWEQPWVWLHTGQDFYWDGSLVGAYELQALLIRQFNVSVTIDFTPVLLYQWETILHEKNYSFTSNFGIIPNHDISAVNYTINLYRQLINEGKVDVLTVPFYHPLQPLLLQDGYWSDVLAQIRMGENFTHEVFGVWANGTWTPEMAFDMDLVGLYNESNISYTILDQQAFLPYVTLVRGSLNPDQPFIVENNLGQTIIVLFRNTTLSNEFGFKFFSQSPQLTAQELIQQLAEIYMNNPGGVVTVALDGENPLIFNPNTGPADLYAIYQALSEYQGQWLITQTASEAIATHKPYSVITNLLVNSWDLNLNYWNNGYLGKTEIWQNVSLAREYLVAYTAAVGANISPLVYLPLNETPNSTNLFDTLWNYLYVAEGSDWTWQTGPPAYGPLWFKEQALLYTSTIISEVKQQFDLIKLQSVKLDGNNLKLGIYNGINTTVHLLLVITNGKQEIQLPIILSQGQNNFKIKISNVSGQLQIALYSPISASQVGLTLIPINSYGFLVAQYQVNLNKSTSSMGTYLLALVGILVVSAIIVIVMKRGHI; via the coding sequence ATGATAAAAATTGCAATTTTAGCCATGGGTAATTTGCCTAAAACAGCGAAGGCATTTTTAACTCTATTTTTTCTTCTAAGTTTAATTTCTTGTTCATTCCTCATTCCAACATCACAGTCAATAAGCGTAAACTTTACTGTGTCAAGCAATGGTATGGTATCCATTTATATTGGAGGTATACCATGGAATAACACCGTTATTCTACACTACGGAATAGAGAACGGACCACAACAAGCGTGGACTAACATCTCAAACGTTGTAATGAAATGGAATGGGCAGAATTTCAGCGCAACCATAGGGCCTTTCGCTAATGGAACCTGGATAGGTTGGGTGTTTTACGATAATACTACTGGACAATGGATAAATTACGATAATCATCCATTCTGGAATTGGAATTTAGAGGTTAATCCTCCAAATGTAGGGCAAACTTACGCTACAGTGCTTCAAAACGGTTCAATATTAATAACTGCAATAGGAAGAGCACCAGACCAGCTCGATATACATTATGGGCTAACTACTGGACCCCAAACGGGATTACCATGGGGTAATATAACTGATGAATTGATGACTTACAATCCATTATGGGGTAATTATACGATAATCATAGGTCCTTTTAAGCCAGGCCAATGGGTACAATGGGTCTATCACGATCTGACTCTAAATCAATGGTATCACAACACATCTGGTCAAAACTTCGCAATACAAGATGTTTATTCATTCATTCAATACATCAATGCTTCATATAATAGATATGTTTACGTTGAGGGTCAGCCAGTAAGTGTTATAATATATCTACAGAACACTATTTCGCAAGCGATTAATTCCTCAATTTCGATTCAGATCGCTGGCAAATTATACAATATCTCCTCAACGTTAAAACCGGGATATAATCTATTATCCCTAACACTAGATACCTCCCAAATACCACAAGGTATATACTATCCACAATTAAGCATTTACGTGAATAATACTCTTCAAAGACAAGCAACTCTACCACAATTATATGTCCTAAACACTACTGGAAAGAAGCCCTTAAGTTTAGTAATAGTCTGGAATATGCACCAGCCTCTTTATGTAGCTCCAAATGGTAGTTGGGAGCAACCTTGGGTATGGTTACACACTGGGCAAGACTTCTACTGGGATGGAAGTTTAGTCGGAGCCTATGAACTTCAAGCGTTATTGATAAGACAGTTTAACGTTAGCGTAACGATAGATTTCACACCTGTTCTATTATATCAATGGGAGACAATACTGCACGAGAAGAATTATAGCTTTACGTCTAATTTTGGAATTATTCCCAATCATGATATATCTGCTGTAAATTATACCATTAATCTCTATAGGCAATTAATTAATGAGGGTAAGGTAGATGTCCTTACAGTGCCATTTTATCATCCTTTACAGCCATTGCTACTTCAAGATGGTTATTGGAGCGACGTCTTAGCTCAAATCAGAATGGGTGAGAATTTCACTCATGAAGTTTTTGGAGTGTGGGCTAATGGAACGTGGACTCCGGAAATGGCATTTGACATGGATTTAGTAGGACTTTATAATGAGAGTAATATATCCTATACTATACTTGACCAACAAGCCTTCTTACCTTACGTTACATTGGTTAGAGGTTCGTTGAACCCAGATCAGCCCTTTATCGTAGAGAATAATCTAGGTCAAACTATTATTGTACTATTTAGAAACACAACTTTATCTAACGAATTTGGTTTTAAGTTCTTTAGCCAATCTCCTCAGCTTACTGCACAAGAACTTATACAACAATTGGCTGAAATATATATGAACAATCCAGGTGGTGTTGTTACAGTTGCTTTAGATGGGGAGAATCCTCTTATTTTCAATCCAAATACTGGCCCAGCTGATCTATACGCAATCTATCAAGCTTTATCCGAATATCAAGGGCAATGGCTAATAACTCAAACTGCAAGTGAGGCAATAGCTACTCACAAGCCTTACAGTGTAATAACCAATTTACTTGTGAATTCATGGGATCTTAATCTAAACTATTGGAATAATGGATACCTTGGAAAGACTGAAATATGGCAAAACGTTTCGCTAGCTAGGGAATATCTAGTAGCTTACACTGCAGCTGTTGGAGCCAACATTTCACCATTAGTCTATCTACCTTTGAATGAGACACCTAATTCAACTAATTTATTTGATACATTATGGAATTACCTATATGTTGCAGAAGGTAGTGATTGGACTTGGCAGACTGGTCCTCCAGCCTATGGTCCATTATGGTTTAAAGAACAAGCACTGCTCTACACTTCTACGATAATTTCAGAGGTTAAACAGCAGTTTGATCTAATAAAACTACAAAGTGTAAAGTTAGATGGAAATAACTTAAAGCTCGGCATATATAACGGAATCAACACTACGGTACATTTATTACTGGTAATTACCAACGGTAAGCAAGAAATACAATTACCTATAATATTAAGTCAAGGACAAAACAACTTTAAGATAAAAATATCTAATGTGTCCGGTCAACTTCAAATAGCACTTTATTCTCCTATTTCTGCTTCACAAGTAGGCTTAACATTAATACCCATTAATAGTTATGGATTCCTAGTAGCCCAATATCAAGTTAATCTAAACAAATCAACAAGTTCCATGGGAACTTACCTGTTGGCGTTAGTTGGTATACTAGTAGTGTCAGCAATAATAGTTATAGTAATGAAGAGGGGGCACATTTAG
- a CDS encoding APC family permease: MSRRKLSVFEAFSLSFGGQAPFTSIITFGTIGLQLGGSFLTIATIIGTILVLVNGIVIYRLSLRYSQHGGYFTYAFYSLTERLGLVTGWLFLLYAFSYGGTLLAGSIYIITSYLKISADLVAFLVILFSAFLVIRGLDVSVKYAEFISIAEIVAIIVSSVVLLLGTKPSFNLTIPTNPFLVILYAIGMPIGYGNLNPMSEDIKNAKKIVGIITVIVILLGGLLSALLFYASALYGTDLIEILLDKVGFIFPYLIFSALNGGILGGIAYIIAMSRILHAMSLKNLMPSIISSVKYNRPYNAEVISLIIYTVILFLLTHFVGLYTTFLVLGGLTVLSYLIISLSANLSLFRIALKKLRKRKMEITIAITSTLLSLIILVYSIQENTPIINYIFFAWIIAGFIYAEVLEIAGNNGKDDED, translated from the coding sequence GTGAGTAGAAGAAAACTTTCAGTTTTTGAAGCCTTTTCACTGTCCTTTGGAGGACAAGCGCCCTTTACCTCAATAATTACATTTGGTACTATAGGTCTACAACTTGGTGGATCCTTCTTAACTATTGCCACAATTATTGGGACGATTCTAGTGTTAGTGAATGGCATAGTAATATATAGATTGTCGTTAAGGTATTCCCAACATGGAGGATACTTCACCTATGCCTTCTATTCGCTTACCGAAAGGCTAGGATTAGTAACTGGATGGCTATTTTTACTTTATGCATTTAGTTATGGTGGTACATTATTAGCTGGTTCAATTTACATTATAACAAGTTATTTAAAGATAAGTGCTGACCTAGTTGCATTTCTAGTCATATTATTTTCAGCATTTCTGGTTATAAGGGGTTTAGATGTTTCCGTTAAATACGCCGAGTTCATAAGTATTGCTGAGATAGTTGCAATAATTGTCAGCTCAGTTGTGCTATTGTTAGGGACGAAACCAAGTTTTAACTTAACGATTCCGACTAATCCCTTTCTAGTTATACTTTACGCCATAGGAATGCCCATAGGTTATGGAAATTTGAACCCAATGAGTGAAGATATAAAGAATGCGAAGAAAATTGTGGGGATAATTACTGTTATCGTGATACTTTTAGGTGGATTGCTATCAGCTTTGCTTTTTTACGCCAGTGCGCTATATGGGACTGATTTGATAGAAATTCTTTTAGATAAGGTTGGATTCATATTTCCCTATTTGATCTTCTCAGCTTTAAATGGTGGAATATTGGGTGGAATAGCCTATATTATAGCGATGTCTAGGATCCTTCATGCAATGTCATTAAAGAATCTTATGCCATCGATTATTTCATCGGTTAAATATAATAGACCATATAACGCTGAGGTCATATCACTCATTATCTATACTGTTATTTTGTTTCTCCTAACTCACTTCGTTGGGCTATATACAACCTTTCTAGTTTTAGGGGGACTTACGGTATTAAGCTATTTGATAATATCACTTTCAGCCAATCTTTCGCTATTTAGGATAGCGTTGAAAAAACTAAGGAAGAGAAAAATGGAAATAACGATTGCGATCACTTCTACGTTATTATCCTTAATAATATTAGTGTATTCGATACAAGAAAACACTCCCATAATTAACTACATATTCTTCGCTTGGATAATTGCTGGGTTTATCTATGCAGAAGTACTTGAAATAGCAGGAAATAATGGAAAAGATGATGAAGATTAA
- a CDS encoding sodium:calcium antiporter: MLLFWLEFIGIFIAIFVSAELLAKGADELEDFLGQGITGGIILGFLTALPETIFVIVASLEGSFDVALGSAIGGNVLLFTLGIGLVGVFYAFKWRTALQISSEYSVENVFLVLTTIGMLLVLIYGKLNIISGLLLILIYVIYVVYRVAKFRREGMEREKGNLMKPVGFIIAGGVLLVVFSHYFVEYINEIAIMFNVPAIWLSLVIAPIAGELEEKISAFRLVLMSKDGGSLSILSFVGSKIENATVLLGIIGIFTDYELQQALPEYASSLIANMIALYVLFDKRLKTFESVILIGVYVIIVILSFYL, encoded by the coding sequence ATGCTACTATTTTGGTTAGAATTTATCGGAATTTTCATAGCGATCTTTGTGTCTGCAGAGCTCTTAGCTAAAGGGGCAGACGAACTAGAGGATTTCTTAGGACAAGGTATAACTGGTGGTATAATACTCGGATTCCTCACGGCGTTACCAGAGACCATTTTCGTAATTGTAGCATCTTTAGAAGGTAGTTTTGATGTTGCATTAGGCTCAGCAATTGGAGGTAACGTATTGTTATTTACATTAGGTATTGGACTAGTTGGAGTATTTTATGCATTTAAGTGGAGGACTGCACTTCAAATTTCTAGTGAGTATAGTGTTGAAAATGTTTTTCTGGTATTAACTACTATTGGAATGTTACTCGTTCTGATTTACGGAAAATTAAATATCATTTCGGGGCTTTTACTTATATTAATCTACGTTATTTACGTTGTCTATAGGGTAGCTAAATTTAGGAGAGAGGGAATGGAGAGAGAAAAGGGTAATTTAATGAAGCCAGTTGGATTTATAATTGCTGGAGGGGTTCTACTAGTGGTCTTTTCGCATTACTTTGTAGAGTATATAAATGAGATCGCAATCATGTTCAATGTTCCTGCAATATGGCTTTCACTAGTAATAGCACCTATAGCGGGAGAACTTGAAGAAAAGATCTCGGCATTTAGGTTGGTTCTAATGTCCAAAGATGGAGGATCGCTTTCGATTTTGAGTTTCGTTGGAAGTAAGATCGAGAACGCAACTGTATTGTTAGGGATTATAGGTATTTTTACGGATTACGAATTACAGCAAGCCTTACCAGAATACGCTTCTTCCCTAATTGCTAATATGATAGCCTTATATGTACTTTTTGATAAGAGGCTTAAGACATTTGAATCTGTAATTCTGATTGGTGTTTATGTAATAATAGTAATATTATCCTTCTATCTCTAG
- the hje gene encoding Holliday junction resolvase Hje has protein sequence MNRDIGKNAERELVSILRGEGFNAVRIPTSNSSPNPLPDIFATKGNTLLSIECKSTWENKVKVKEHQVRKLLDFLSMFTMKGVPLIAIKFKQVHEWRVLVPEKAEDIIVTIDNSIPIEDLFKILEKRIEEKILTP, from the coding sequence ATGAATAGGGATATAGGTAAGAACGCTGAGAGGGAATTAGTTTCCATCTTGAGGGGAGAGGGATTTAACGCAGTTAGGATTCCCACTTCAAATTCGTCTCCGAATCCATTACCGGACATTTTCGCTACCAAGGGGAACACTTTGTTGTCAATTGAGTGTAAGAGTACTTGGGAAAATAAGGTAAAGGTTAAGGAGCACCAAGTGAGGAAGTTGTTAGATTTTTTATCGATGTTTACTATGAAGGGTGTACCATTAATAGCTATTAAGTTCAAGCAAGTTCACGAATGGAGAGTTCTAGTCCCAGAAAAAGCTGAGGATATAATAGTGACAATCGATAATTCGATCCCTATAGAAGACCTTTTCAAAATACTGGAGAAGAGGATTGAGGAAAAAATATTAACGCCTTAA